The following are from one region of the Capsicum annuum cultivar UCD-10X-F1 chromosome 1, UCD10Xv1.1, whole genome shotgun sequence genome:
- the LOC107857263 gene encoding uncharacterized protein LOC107857263 — MDILPNVEDIEKGQHQEVGDITIENVPFKDDVEDIAIVIILKEKRKKDDISGTITESAQSEIDFILEVLAAPVEDLPLEVVPPLGEIVNQQHISDSQLPPDFCDAVFVAHQAAKTPAKRTMIKFKVFNSPYLTKYVSGLKDIEETEKQNKKLHLMLF, encoded by the exons CAGCATCAGGAAGTTGGAGATATCACAATAGAAAATGTACCATTTAAAGATGATGTTGAAGATATTGCTATCGTCataatattgaaagaaaaaagaaaaaag GATGATATCTCTGGTACAATTACTGAATCTGCTCAAAGCGAGATAGATTTCATATTGGAAGTTCTTGCAGCACCGGTGGAGGATCTACCTTTGGAAGTCGTTCCACCGTTAGGAGAAATCGTGAACCAGCAACACATATCTGATAGTCAGCTTCCTCCAGATTTTTGTGATGCAGTTTTTGTTGCCCATCAAGCTGCCAAAACTCCGGCAAAGAGAACCATGATTAAATTCAAAGTTTTCAATTCACCATACTTGACAAAATATGTTTCTGGTTTAAAAGACATTGAGGAAAcggagaaacaaaataaaaaattacatttgATGCTTTTCTGA